The Bacillus sp. Y1 genome includes the window AATCAAAGAGTTTTTTATAAAAGAAGAGCTTCCGATTCCAGTTGGTTTTACAGACGAAGATGTAAAGGTGGAAGCACCACCTTTATTTACGGATACGTTTTTAATTGTGTACATTCATACCATGTCCATCCATGGGTTGACAAGGTATTCAGGTGCAATCGGAACATGTGTTAGAGAGGATGTAAGGAAGTATTTTATTCAATGTAGTGCAGAAACTACGCAATTGTATGATCAAGCAACGGAAGTGGTGTTGCACAAGGGAATCATCAGTAAACCTCCTACCATGACAAACAAGTATACTGTGGAATATGTGACAAAACAAAGCTTTTTGACAGGATGGTTTGGAGATCATCGACCAATTAATTCGATTGAAATTGGTGGTACGTATATAAATATGCATAAAAACGTAGTAAAGGTCGTATTAGAAATGGGCTTCAGGCAGGTAACTCAGTTAAAAGAAGTCGAGCAATTTATGACGCGTGCGGAAAAACTTTGTAAGAAACATATGGATATTTTATCTAAAATGCTAACAG containing:
- a CDS encoding DUF3231 family protein, with the translated sequence MEHTYHDVKLTAPEVGSLWMQYISDSLSKCVLDHFIYHVKDEAIGKVLRYARNLSENHLEKIKEFFIKEELPIPVGFTDEDVKVEAPPLFTDTFLIVYIHTMSIHGLTRYSGAIGTCVREDVRKYFIQCSAETTQLYDQATEVVLHKGIISKPPTMTNKYTVEYVTKQSFLTGWFGDHRPINSIEIGGTYINMHKNVVKVVLEMGFRQVTQLKEVEQFMTRAEKLCKKHMDILSKMLTDDNLHAPKSYEQEVTDATVAPFSEKLMVYHITTLLSAAIGYYGEALSMCQRRDLSGSYVKMITEIGLLAEDGAQLLIDYGWLEQPPGAPDRDKLKNVK